A region of Methanocorpusculum labreanum Z DNA encodes the following proteins:
- a CDS encoding MBL fold metallo-hydrolase, translated as MNTHFPADKADKIAEMFCFTDDQKQSFCNTADGILLTHQDEDPDTIITAVCEYADLIAKSKGTGYTPKIARQKIGEDVLLTSIEPPCGSNTYILETKEGFLVIDSGFPCYAEELKRTVLSLYPDFAQRKTELLITHIDMDHMGAMDLFDCVYLNEASLENFTRENTGVANYRVKNPSRAPFYNMVVMLTGYKTPSLKNVSLIGSVKPDPTIPLSYIGDLKTAGLTFSVYEGIGGHVEGSMLFLENELGLMFTGDILINPDGFTPEQLKVNRYPAILAGGSVNEDSKKAAAERFAAYDMMQGRRWMVCPGHGNVFQL; from the coding sequence ATGAATACTCACTTCCCCGCCGATAAAGCCGATAAAATAGCGGAAATGTTTTGTTTTACCGATGATCAAAAACAATCGTTCTGCAATACCGCCGACGGGATCCTCCTGACCCACCAGGACGAGGACCCGGATACAATAATCACCGCCGTCTGCGAGTATGCAGATCTTATTGCAAAAAGCAAAGGAACCGGCTATACCCCGAAGATAGCCCGACAGAAGATCGGGGAGGACGTTCTTTTAACAAGCATCGAACCGCCGTGCGGGAGCAACACCTATATCCTGGAGACAAAGGAAGGGTTCCTCGTGATCGACAGCGGATTTCCCTGCTATGCCGAAGAACTGAAACGGACGGTCCTCTCGCTCTATCCGGATTTTGCACAGCGGAAGACCGAGCTTCTTATCACCCACATCGATATGGACCATATGGGGGCGATGGATCTCTTCGACTGCGTGTATCTGAACGAAGCGAGTCTGGAGAACTTCACGCGGGAAAATACCGGGGTCGCAAACTACCGGGTCAAGAATCCGAGCCGTGCCCCGTTCTATAATATGGTGGTGATGCTGACCGGCTACAAAACCCCGTCACTGAAAAACGTCAGTCTCATTGGAAGCGTGAAGCCCGACCCGACCATTCCCCTTTCGTATATCGGCGATCTGAAAACGGCCGGCCTCACCTTTTCGGTGTATGAAGGCATCGGCGGCCATGTGGAAGGGTCGATGCTCTTTCTCGAAAACGAGCTGGGGCTCATGTTTACCGGAGATATCCTGATAAATCCCGACGGCTTCACGCCTGAGCAGCTGAAAGTCAACCGCTACCCGGCGATCCTTGCAGGCGGAAGTGTGAACGAGGATTCAAAGAAAGCTGCCGCTGAGCGGTTTGCGGCGTATGATATGATGCAGGGAAGACGCTGGATGGTCTGTCCCGGACACGGAAACGTGTTCCAGCTGTAA
- a CDS encoding 30S ribosomal protein S17e, with amino-acid sequence MGIKPSYIKSMGIALLEQHGKSFNGNFDDNKKVVAEITTIESKMIRNRVAGYVTRKVNTTPARR; translated from the coding sequence ATGGGAATCAAGCCAAGTTATATCAAATCAATGGGCATCGCCCTTCTCGAACAGCACGGAAAAAGCTTCAACGGCAACTTTGACGACAACAAGAAAGTTGTTGCTGAAATCACCACGATCGAAAGCAAAATGATCCGTAACCGTGTCGCAGGATACGTTACCCGCAAGGTCAACACCACTCCCGCACGCCGGTAA
- a CDS encoding thiamine-phosphate synthase family protein: MGAGAQSAVLRDLQKAHGKLQDVSRYIIPRDDLAIAYATADAVDKKGVAIARGSSVGFGVDEPIVKTLLTVRRFDPTIRSAACIRYEDDILATAVETLRDVEVYDPEKFPAGISTMDWGIASVCRKGVPLAIANPESSRGPGRICLLGTTPEEVANRILIISQRLTYIDI; the protein is encoded by the coding sequence ATGGGTGCCGGAGCACAGTCGGCGGTTCTCCGCGATCTGCAGAAGGCTCACGGCAAACTGCAGGATGTCTCGCGCTATATCATTCCGCGTGACGATCTGGCGATCGCCTATGCGACCGCCGACGCCGTCGACAAGAAAGGCGTCGCCATCGCCAGAGGTTCGAGCGTAGGGTTCGGCGTCGATGAACCGATCGTCAAGACCCTTCTTACCGTCCGGCGTTTCGATCCCACCATTCGCTCGGCGGCATGCATACGCTATGAGGACGATATCCTCGCAACTGCTGTCGAAACTCTTCGGGATGTCGAGGTTTATGACCCGGAAAAGTTTCCGGCCGGTATCTCGACCATGGACTGGGGGATCGCTTCGGTATGCAGAAAAGGCGTGCCGCTTGCCATAGCAAATCCCGAATCTTCCCGCGGACCGGGCAGGATATGCCTCCTTGGAACCACTCCTGAGGAGGTAGCAAACAGAATACTTATCATATCTCAACGTCTTACATATATAGACATCTGA
- a CDS encoding HDIG domain-containing metalloprotein, protein MEKTEALTLLKQHVATPSLVGHCISTAAVMRGLAAELGQDAVLWETIGILHDIDFEEIDEDMEKHGLAGYEILRAAGVGDEIALPIKRHNHMIFGTDYTTPVEICLQVADSVSGLIVACAYVKGGNISDVTVKTVTKKYKTPSFAAGCDRTRIALGDALIPRERMYEIAISEITAVKDELGLN, encoded by the coding sequence ATGGAAAAAACAGAGGCACTCACGCTTCTCAAACAACATGTAGCCACTCCCTCGCTTGTCGGTCACTGTATCTCGACCGCCGCCGTCATGAGAGGTCTGGCTGCTGAGTTGGGACAAGATGCTGTCCTTTGGGAAACGATCGGCATCCTTCACGACATCGACTTCGAGGAGATCGACGAGGATATGGAAAAGCACGGACTTGCCGGATACGAGATCCTTCGTGCGGCAGGTGTCGGCGACGAGATCGCTCTTCCGATCAAACGCCACAATCACATGATATTTGGTACCGACTATACGACCCCTGTGGAGATCTGTCTCCAGGTCGCCGACAGCGTGTCTGGACTGATCGTCGCCTGTGCGTATGTCAAGGGAGGAAACATATCCGATGTGACGGTGAAGACGGTCACGAAGAAGTACAAGACCCCTTCGTTCGCCGCAGGATGCGACCGGACAAGGATCGCTCTTGGCGACGCTCTTATCCCGAGGGAACGAATGTATGAGATCGCTATCTCCGAGATCACTGCGGTAAAAGACGAACTGGGGCTGAACTGA